A DNA window from Vigna angularis cultivar LongXiaoDou No.4 chromosome 1, ASM1680809v1, whole genome shotgun sequence contains the following coding sequences:
- the LOC108323798 gene encoding probable serine/threonine-protein kinase PBL19 encodes MKCFFFKDKCKSAPELHKKKNPAVNRAANSTGSLSSPKSVKDLYREKEHSFRVFNFQELRDATQGFNRTLKLGEGGFGSVYKGSIRPSDGQGDPFPVAIKRLNTRGFQGHKEWLAEVQFLGIVNHPNLVKLLGYCSMDGERGIQRLLVYEFMPNGSLEDHLFNKSLPPLPWKTRLEIMLGAAQGLAYLHEGLEIQVIYRDFKSSNVLLDADFHPKLSDFGLAREGPQGDQTHVSTAVVGTQGYAAPEYIETGHLKVQSDMWSFGVVLYEILTGRRSLERNRPTAEQKLLDWVKQYPADTSRFVVIMDPRLRNQYSPQAARKIAKLADSCLKKNPEDRPSMSQIVEALKQALQHSEIPNSSQDIAESSSSRSKLVRKSKQ; translated from the exons ATGAAGTGTTTCTTCTTCAAAGACAAGTGTAAATCCGCCCCCGAATTGCATAAGAAGAAAAACCCCGCCGTGAACCGCGCCGCGAACTCCACCGGCTCCCTATCGTCGCCCAAGAGCGTGAAGGACTTGTACAGAGAGAAAGAGCACAGCTTCAGAGTTTTCAATTTTCAGGAGCTCAGAGATGCCACCCAAGGTTTCAATAGGACGCTCAAGCTTGGAGAAGGGGGGTTCGGGAGTGTGTATAAAGGATCCATCAGACCCTCCGATGGCCAGGGTGATCCATTTCCAGTAGCTATCAAAAGGCTCAACACGCGTGGCTTCCAG GGTCATAAAGAATGGCTTGCTGAAGTTCAATTTCTTGGCATTGTTAATCACCCAAATTTGGTTAAGCTTTTGGGATACTGCTCCATGGACGGAGAAAGAGGAATCCAACGGCTGCTGGTGTACGAGTTCATGCCCAACGGGAGCTTGGAGGATCACCTCTTCAATAAAAGTTTACCACCTCTCCCTTGGAAAACAAGATTGGAGATTATGCTTGGTGCCGCCCAAGGATTAGCTTATCTCCATGAAGGACTGGAAATTCAG GTGATCTACAGAGACTTCAAATCTTCAAATGTTCTATTGGATGCGGATTTCCATCCAAAGCTCTCAGATTTTGGTCTTGCTAGAGAAGGACCACAAGGCGATCAGACTCATGTATCCACTGCG GTGGTTGGGACACAGGGGTATGCTGCACCAGAGTACATTGAAACGGGTCATCTGAAAGTTCAGAGCGACATGTGGAGTTTTGGTGTAGTGCTGTATGAGATCCTCACAGGAAGAAGATCATTGGAAAGAAACCGTCCCACTGCAGAACAAAAGCTTCTAGATTGGGTGAAACAGTATCCTGCTGACACCAGCAGGTTCGTGGTGATAATGGATCCTCGTCTCAGGAACCAGTATTCTCCCCAAGCAGCTCGCAAAATAGCCAAGTTGGCTGATAGCTGCTTAAAGAAGAATCCAGAAGATAGACCATCCATGAGTCAGATAGTGGAAGCCTTGAAGCAAGCCTTGCAACATTCTGAAATTCCAAACTCTTCTCAAGACATTGCTGAATCCTCCTCATCCCGGTCTAAACTGGTCAGAAAAAGTAAACAgtga